A segment of the Panacibacter ginsenosidivorans genome:
ATATTTACCAATTGGCAAAACAATATGCATAATTTTATTTTCTTCCTTTTCCGCAACGGGAAATCCGGAACTCGCCAGATCTTTGAAACGAACAATCTTTGCGAACTCTCCACCAAATACTGATTTGTAAAATGTAAATGCTTCTTCTGCATTTCCGTTGAAATTAATGTGAGGATTGATAAGAGCCATAATTTTATTTTTTTAAATTGTTTTTATTTCTTATTCCAGGTAGTCTATTTCATCAGGTTACCCTTTTTCATTCGTTGCTGCAACCCCATATAGTATTGCCCCTTGGAGAATATCAATATTGATGTCTTTCAAAGTTTTGAACTTAATGCAATAACCGGTCACACTTGCTTTGCCTAGTTTTTTTCCATATGTATGAGCTAAGTATGTTTTATCTTTAATACCCATGATATAGGCAGAGATCCCGGTTGCGTTTGCGCTCAAACCAATTTGGTAAAACTCCCTGGCCGTTCCGTCAGTATATGTTATGCTATAAGATCCATATCCTATATTAGGATTAGAAACAATTTTTCCTTTACTGTCCTTGCCATCTAAGAACCATAATTTACAGTTTGGCAGCAATTGAAGTATGCGTTGGTGCAACTCCTGCATCTCACCACGCTTTGGTTCAGGCTGGCTGGAAATATACGCTTTGATTTGTTGTTGTATGTTCATGCTTACTCCAATTTTTCGCAGTAAAATTTGTGAATATTTAGCAGGTCGATTATTTTAAAAACTACATTTTCATCACAGTCAATACGCAAAATTTTGTCGCAGTCTTCAAGGTCAAAATTCCATTTTGACTGTTGTAACAAACTATTTAAAAGCGGACTTAGTTGCCTGATATGTTTTTTGTTCTTAACAGAAGTTTTAAACACATAAATCATTTCAATTACAATTATTACTGCTTTTTCGATAATGTTGCCAACAGATTTTCCAGGTTGCTCAATGACATTTTCATTCCTTGCGTAAAGCCCTCAAGTATTCTCTCTAACCTTTCCAGCGATTCGTTATAAATAGTAATGCTAACTGTAGTTTTTTCGTCTTGTTCGCTGAAAGTATGATCCCATTCAGAACCCGGTAATTCAGGATTTTCATCTTTATCTGCAAAAGCATTATACATTTTAAAATTGGTCTTTGGAGTAATGGAAGTGTATTCCTGTAGCGCCCAACGCTCTTGCCCGTCGGGGCTTATCATTGCATAA
Coding sequences within it:
- a CDS encoding DUF1801 domain-containing protein, with protein sequence MNIQQQIKAYISSQPEPKRGEMQELHQRILQLLPNCKLWFLDGKDSKGKIVSNPNIGYGSYSITYTDGTAREFYQIGLSANATGISAYIMGIKDKTYLAHTYGKKLGKASVTGYCIKFKTLKDINIDILQGAILYGVAATNEKG
- a CDS encoding SRPBCC family protein, which gives rise to MTNELLFDFTVDKTKKTVYITREFDAELSLVWDAFTKKELLDQWLAPKPMVSKTKYQDFKVGGKRFYAMISPDGQERWALQEYTSITPKTNFKMYNAFADKDENPELPGSEWDHTFSEQDEKTTVSITIYNESLERLERILEGFTQGMKMSLSNLENLLATLSKKQ